A section of the uncultured Desulfosarcina sp. genome encodes:
- a CDS encoding HU family DNA-binding protein, whose amino-acid sequence MNKIELVEALRSSCELSKSQAYDVVSIFFDSMANALCNGKRVEIRGLCSFFVKQYDGYTGRNPKSGERVPIAPKKLPFFKPGKELKERVDNEKRR is encoded by the coding sequence ATGAATAAAATCGAGTTGGTTGAAGCTTTACGAAGTTCTTGTGAGCTATCGAAATCGCAGGCGTATGATGTGGTTTCGATTTTTTTTGACTCCATGGCCAACGCTTTGTGCAATGGCAAGCGTGTAGAGATCCGCGGCCTGTGTTCTTTCTTCGTAAAACAGTATGACGGCTATACGGGGAGGAATCCGAAAAGCGGTGAACGAGTACCGATTGCTCCGAAGAAACTCCCCTTTTTTAAGCCCGGCAAGGAATTAAAAGAACGGGTAGACAACGAAAAAAGGAGATAG